In Nicotiana tabacum cultivar K326 chromosome 17, ASM71507v2, whole genome shotgun sequence, one DNA window encodes the following:
- the LOC107792419 gene encoding laccase-11-like, with protein MAKQTSFFPLLGFLVIGFLCFICLPAEAALKKYQFDVQVANVSRLCHAKPIVTVNGRFPGPTIYAREGDRVQINVTNFAQYNLSIHWHGLKQYRNGWADGPAYITQCPIQTGNSYVYDFNITGQRGTLWWHAHILWLRATVYGAIVIMPQQGTPFPFPQPDREEVLVLGEWWDADVEEVEKQGNALGIPPNMSDAHTINGKPGPLFPCSEKHTFAMEVKKGKTYLLRIVNAALNDELFFALANHTFTVVEIDAVYTKPFSTEAILIAPGQTTNVLVRANQVPGRYFMAARAFMDAPISVDNKTATAIFQYKGIPESVLPKLPSLPAQNDTDFALTYNSKLKSLNTPKYPANVPLNVDRHLLFTVGLGINPCPTCLNGTRLTASLNNITFSMPQTALLQAHYFNIKGVYTPDFPDKPPTQFNFTGAPLTANLRTNLGTRLNKIAFNSTIELVIQDTNLLSVESHPFHLHGYNFFVVGTGVGNFDPKKDPAKYNLIDPIERNTVGVPTGGWTAIRFRADNPGVWFFHCHLELHTGWGLKTAFLVEDGPGSDHNILPPPKDLPHC; from the exons ATGGCAAAGCAGACAAGTTTCTTTCCACTGCTAGGCTTCCTTGTCATTGGATTTCTTTGTTTCATTTGTCTACCTGCTGAGGCTGCCCTTAAGAAATATCAGTTTGAT GTTCAAGTGGCAAATGTGAGCAGATTGTGCCATGCAAAACCAATTGTTACAGTTAATGGGAGATTTCCCGGGCCAACTATATATGCTAGAGAAGGAGATAGAGTTCAAATAAATGTTACTAACTTTGCACAGTATAACTTGTCCATCCACTG GCATGGATTGAAACAATATCGCAATGGTTGGGCAGACGGGCCAGCTTACATAACTCAGTGCCCTATTCAGACAGGAAATAGCTATGTTTATGACTTCAATATAACAGGACAAAGAGGAACCTTATGGTGGCATGCACACATTCTTTGGCTAAGAGCAACAGTCTATGGTGCTATAGTGATCATGCCACAACAAGGAACTCCCTTCCCTTTCCCTCAGCCAGATAGGGAAGAAGTACTTGTACTAG GAGAATGGTGGGATGCTGATGTAGAAGAAGTAGAGAAACAAGGAAACGCATTGGGTATTCCACCTAATATGTCtgatgctcacacaatcaacggAAAGCCAGGGCCTCTTTTTCCATGTTCTGAGAAAC ATACTTTTGCCATGGAAGTGAAAAAAGGGAAGACATACCTGTTGAGAATTGTCAACGCTGCTCTCAATGATGAGCTGTTTTTTGCCCTGGCTAATCATACTTTCACAGTAGTAGAAATTGATGCAGTTTACACGAAACCATTCAGCACAGAGGCCATTCTGATTGCACCAGGGCAGACTACAAACGTTCTGGTTCGTGCCAACCAAGTTCCAGGAAGATACTTCATGGCTGCAAGGGCATTCATGGATGCTCCAATCTCTGTGGATAACAAGACTGCTACTGCTATATTCCAGTACAAGGGAATCCCAGAAAGTGTACTTCCAAAACTTCCAAGCTTGCCAGCACAAAATGACACAGACTTTGCTTTGACCTATAACTCTAAACTCAAAAGCCTAAATACCCCTAAATATCCAGCAAACGTTCCCCTAAATGTTGATCGACACCTCTTGTTTACAGTAGGCCTAGGAATAAATCCTTGTCCCACCTGTCTAAATGGAACTCGGCTAACGGCTTCTCTCAACAACATTACCTTTAGCATGCCACAAACTGCACTTCTTCAAGCTCATTACTTCAACATTAAGGGTGTATACACTCCAGATTTCCCAGACAAACCACCTACTCAATTCAATTTTACAGGGGCACCTCTTACAGCCAACCTAAGGACAAATCTAGGCACAAGGCTTAATAAGATTGCTTTCAATTCCACTATCGAACTAGTTATCCAAGACACCAACTTGTTATCGGTGGAATCACATCCTTTCCATCTCCATGGCTACAATTTCTTTGTGGTTGGAACTGGTGTCGGAAACTTTGACCCCAAAAAGGATCCAGCAAAATACAACTTGATTGATCCAATAGAAAGAAATACTGTAGGTGTTCCAACTGGCGGTTGGACTGCTATTCGATTCAGAGCTGATAATCCAG GGGTCTGGTTTTTTCACTGTCATCTGGAGTTGCACACAGGATGGGGACTGAAAACAGCATTTTTAGTGGAAGATGGGCCAGGATCAGATCACAATATTCTTCCTCCACCAAAGGATCTTCCACACTGCTAA